The proteins below are encoded in one region of Saccopteryx leptura isolate mSacLep1 chromosome 1, mSacLep1_pri_phased_curated, whole genome shotgun sequence:
- the CELF5 gene encoding CUGBP Elav-like family member 5 isoform X7, with the protein MARPIQVKPADSESRGGRDRKLFVGMLNKQQSEEDVLQLFQPFGVIDECTVLRGPDGSSKGCAFVKFSSHTEAQAAIHALHGSQTMPGASSSLVVKFADTDKERTLRRMQQMVGQLGILTPSLTLPFSPYSAYAQALMQQQTTVLSTSGSYLSPGVAFSPCHIQQIGAVSLNGLPATPITPASGLHSPPLLSTAAMPGLVAPITNSFAGVVPFPGGHPALETVYANGLMPYPAQSPTMAETLHPAFSGIQQYTASRISPVWLTPGAHRPHTERPPASRPLPLRVSTAMYPSAAIAPIAHSVPQPPPLLQQQQREGPEGCNLFIYHLPQEFGDTELTQMFLPFGNIISSKVFMDRATNQSKCFGFVSFDNPASAQTAIQAMNGFQIGMKRLKVQLKRPKDPGHPY; encoded by the exons ATGGCGCGGCCAATCCAGGTGAAACCTGCCGACAGTGAAAGTCGTGGAGGTA GGGACCGGAAGCTGTTTGTAGGGATGCTGAACAAGCAGCAATCGGAGGAGGATGTGCTGCAGCTGTTCCAGCCCTTCGGGGTCATAGACGAGTGCACGGTGCTCCGGGGGCCTGATGGCAGCAGCAAAG GCTGTGCCTTCGTGAAGTTCTCCTCCCACACAGAGGCTCAGGCGGCCATCCATGCCCTGCATGGCAGCCAGACCATGCCG GGTGCCTCCTCCAGCCTGGTGGTCAAGTTCGCCGACACGGACAAGGAGCGAACACTACGGCGCATGCAACAGATGGTGGGCCAGCTGGGCATCCTGACACCATCTCTCACACTGCCCTTCAGTCCCTACAGTGCCTACGCCCAGGCT CTCATGCAGCAGCAGACAACAGTCCTGTCCACCTCAGGCAGCTACCTGAGCCCTGGCGTGGCCTTCTCACCCTGCCACATCCAGCAGATCGGCGCTGTCAGCCTTAATGGGCTGCCTGCCACGCCCATCACCCCTGCCTCTG GACTGCACTCACCCCCACTGCTCAGCACTGCCGCCATGCCCGGCCTCGTGGCTCCCATCACCAACAGCTTTGCTGGTGTCGTGCCGTTCCCTGGTGGGCACCCTGCCCTAGAGACAGTATATGCCAATGGCCTCATGCCCTACCCAG CTCAGAGCCCGACCATGGCTGAGACCCTCCATCCTGCCTTCTCCGGAATCCAGCAGTATACAG CTTCTCGAATCAGTCCCGTTTGGCTCACGCCGGGCGCCCACCGGCCTCACACCGAGCGCCCACCGGCCTCACGCCCGCTTCCGCTCCGGGTCTCCACAGCCATGTACCCCAGTGCGGCCATCGCGCCCATCGCGCACAGCGTCCCACAACCGCCGcccctcctgcagcagcagcagcgagaAG GTCCCGAAGGCTGTAACCTGTTTATCTACCACCTCCCCCAGGAGTTTGGAGACACGGAGCTGACGCAGATGTTCCTGCCCTTCGGCAATATCATCTCCTCCAAGGTGTTTATGGATCGGGCCACCAACCAGAGCAAATGTTTTG GCTTCGTGAGCTTTGACAACCCGGCCAGCGCGCAGACCGCCATCCAGGCCATGAATGGCTTTCAGATCGGCATGAAGAGGCTGAAAGTGCAGCTGAAGCGGCCCAAAGACCCGGGACACCCCTACTGA
- the CELF5 gene encoding CUGBP Elav-like family member 5 isoform X5 — MPVWYGSPGQRMARPIQVKPADSESRGGRDRKLFVGMLNKQQSEEDVLQLFQPFGVIDECTVLRGPDGSSKGCAFVKFSSHTEAQAAIHALHGSQTMPGASSSLVVKFADTDKERTLRRMQQMVGQLGILTPSLTLPFSPYSAYAQALMQQQTTVLSTSGSYLSPGVAFSPCHIQQIGAVSLNGLPATPITPASGLHSPPLLSTAAMPGLVAPITNSFAGVVPFPGGHPALETVYANGLMPYPAQSPTMAETLHPAFSGIQQYTASRISPVWLTPGAHRPHTERPPASRPLPLRVSTAMYPSAAIAPIAHSVPQPPPLLQQQQREGPEGCNLFIYHLPQEFGDTELTQMFLPFGNIISSKVFMDRATNQSKCFGFVSFDNPASAQTAIQAMNGFQIGMKRLKVQLKRPKDPGHPY, encoded by the exons ATGCCAGTCTGGTATGGGTCTCCAGGCCAGCGG ATGGCGCGGCCAATCCAGGTGAAACCTGCCGACAGTGAAAGTCGTGGAGGTA GGGACCGGAAGCTGTTTGTAGGGATGCTGAACAAGCAGCAATCGGAGGAGGATGTGCTGCAGCTGTTCCAGCCCTTCGGGGTCATAGACGAGTGCACGGTGCTCCGGGGGCCTGATGGCAGCAGCAAAG GCTGTGCCTTCGTGAAGTTCTCCTCCCACACAGAGGCTCAGGCGGCCATCCATGCCCTGCATGGCAGCCAGACCATGCCG GGTGCCTCCTCCAGCCTGGTGGTCAAGTTCGCCGACACGGACAAGGAGCGAACACTACGGCGCATGCAACAGATGGTGGGCCAGCTGGGCATCCTGACACCATCTCTCACACTGCCCTTCAGTCCCTACAGTGCCTACGCCCAGGCT CTCATGCAGCAGCAGACAACAGTCCTGTCCACCTCAGGCAGCTACCTGAGCCCTGGCGTGGCCTTCTCACCCTGCCACATCCAGCAGATCGGCGCTGTCAGCCTTAATGGGCTGCCTGCCACGCCCATCACCCCTGCCTCTG GACTGCACTCACCCCCACTGCTCAGCACTGCCGCCATGCCCGGCCTCGTGGCTCCCATCACCAACAGCTTTGCTGGTGTCGTGCCGTTCCCTGGTGGGCACCCTGCCCTAGAGACAGTATATGCCAATGGCCTCATGCCCTACCCAG CTCAGAGCCCGACCATGGCTGAGACCCTCCATCCTGCCTTCTCCGGAATCCAGCAGTATACAG CTTCTCGAATCAGTCCCGTTTGGCTCACGCCGGGCGCCCACCGGCCTCACACCGAGCGCCCACCGGCCTCACGCCCGCTTCCGCTCCGGGTCTCCACAGCCATGTACCCCAGTGCGGCCATCGCGCCCATCGCGCACAGCGTCCCACAACCGCCGcccctcctgcagcagcagcagcgagaAG GTCCCGAAGGCTGTAACCTGTTTATCTACCACCTCCCCCAGGAGTTTGGAGACACGGAGCTGACGCAGATGTTCCTGCCCTTCGGCAATATCATCTCCTCCAAGGTGTTTATGGATCGGGCCACCAACCAGAGCAAATGTTTTG GCTTCGTGAGCTTTGACAACCCGGCCAGCGCGCAGACCGCCATCCAGGCCATGAATGGCTTTCAGATCGGCATGAAGAGGCTGAAAGTGCAGCTGAAGCGGCCCAAAGACCCGGGACACCCCTACTGA